ATCAACAATGAATCTGGTCAAAAAATTGTCTGCTGTTGCCGTACTTGTGGTTGCCTGCTCCCAGGCCAGTGCCATGAATATCCTGGACTTTCCCCAACCTGAAAATAACCCTGACGAATTCTATGCGCTGACCGAAATTCCGGCAGGCAGCATGATCAAATATGAAACTGATGCGAAAACCGGCTTTATTGTCGCCGATCGTTTCCAGTCCATGCCGGTGGCCTACCCCGCAAACTATGGCTCCCTGACCCAGTCTCTGGGTGGGGATAACGATCCGCTGGATGTAATTTTTTACACCCGTGCGCCAATGGCACCGGGTACGCTGATCAAACTGCGTCCGATTGGCGTACTGAAGATGATCGATGGCGGGGAATCAGATGACAAGATCGTGGCCGTTCCGGCCAGTAAAATCGATCCAACTTATGATGATATTCACTCGATGGACGATCTGCCAAAAATGGAAGTGAAACGCCTGGAAGCGTTCTTCCGCGTTTATAAGCAGTTGCCGGATGGGCGTAAGAAGGTCGAACTGAATGGTTTTGGCGATGCGGCAGCGGCTAAGACGGAGATCAAATCCGCCTTCGAGGCATGGAAATCTAAGCCTGCCAAAGCAGAGTAAACTTCATGCCCTGACCGGAGAGGCTCCCTCTCTTTCATAGCGGTCACTCTCGGGCGGCGATCATGCCGCCCGAATCAGCCTGTTCTGAATGAAACAGCCTCTGGCAACCTGTCAGGCGATATTCAGGTATTTATGCGTCTGCATCGACAATCGCCAGTTATAACGGATACAGGTTTCAATACAGAGTTTGGTGGCATCATCTTTCTGGCTGATTGGCTGCAACGCGATGATCCGGGCCTTGTCATCGCTCAGCGTTGCCAGCAGAGCCTGCAAAGCTTCAACATCCCGCTGACGGGCTACCGGGTGCTTCACTTCATCTGCCCGCACCAGCGCCTGGTTCAGCACATCATATCCCCCACGCATATTCACTTTCGGTGAAACGGTTACCCAGGTTTTTTCGCTGCAATGGACTTCGTGCGTGCCGCTGGTTTCAATCTGGCAACTGAATCCGTGCTGCTCCAGCGTTTCTGTCAGCGGTGTCAGATCATGGATGCAGGGTTCTCCGCCGGTGATCACCACATGGCGTGCAGTCCAGCCGTGGCTGGCAATCACCGCCAGCAATGCCTGCGCATCCGCTGCCCCCCAGGCATCCGTCTCTATGGTTTTCAGCAGGATATCACCCAGCGAGGTTTCCCGATCGGCCAGCTTATCCCAGGTGTGTTTGGTATCACACCAGCTGCAGCCCACCGGGCATCCCTGCAGGCGGATAAAAATTGCCGGAACGCCGGTATAAAAACCTTCGCCCTGCAACGTCTGGAACATTTCATTAATCGGGTACTGCATTACCATCTCGACTCTCTGTGAATTTAAGGGCGCAGAGTATGGCAGATTGGCTCTGCATAGCCAAATCGCTTTGTGCTAATGGCAAACAACTTTGTGCTTTAAAAACTCTGCAAACATTTAAGAGCGTATTGATCAAATTGACATTCATTCATTACGAAATTAACCTTTCGCTTAATTAGGAATAATCGGAATATTAAATTTGATTTCTTACATGGATTTTCACAGATGGATTACAAAGGGACAAATCAAATAATGAAAAAGACAACATTCATACTCAATATAACTTTATTCACTTCACTTATGTCACAGTGTGCTTACACAGCGCCCATCTCGCCTGGGACTTCATCAATCCCCACTAAAGAAAATTTTTCCTTTGCCGTTTTCGCAGACCCTCAGGCATTTCGTTTAAAAAAAGGGGGCGATCCCAATAGCAAAAGCCAAAATGGCGCTGAATGGCACAGGATTAACAAAAATTTAGTTTCTGCGGCGAATAAAGTACCTGACATTTCCTTTGGTATTATCAACGGAGACATAACGGAGTTTGGGCGAACTTCCTCATGGGATGCTGTGTCTGGCATCTTTGATAAGCTCAGGTTTCCTTATTATTTCGGGCTGGGGAATCACGATTATCAAAATAATAAAAATGACTGCTGGACAGCTTACTGGTTCTCCATGGACGGATGTGCCATCGACTCGGTGCAGAAACTTATAAAACATCAGGCTGCAATAGAACTTTCCTCCCGACTGAATCAGTCTGCTTTTGGATCGGTCATAAAAAAACAGCAGGGGATCACAAATTTCTCCAGTGATATGACCGCTGATAAAGGCAGTCTGGCCTACTCCTGGGATTATAAACATGTCCACTTTGTGCAGTTAAATCTCCACCCTGACTATTCAGTTAAGCTGAACTCTTCGTTGCAAAAGCCGAAATATGACATTATCCCCTCGCTAACCTGGCTGGGTGACGATCTCCGGAAGGCCAGATTCAGAGGAGTGAGTAATGTCATTCTTAATATGCATGAGGAGGGTGACGATTTCCGCAGAAACTCAAGTGACTATGCCCGCAGGCAGTTTCAGGCAATTATGTTGACCTATAAGCCTCTGGCCGTTTTTGTTGGCCACACGCACATGTTTGATCGTGACGCCCACAGTAACCACCCTTTTTACGGTAACACGCCTGTTTACACTACAGGAGCCGCTTTTGACGGAAAATTCCATCAGGTTAACTTTAACGAAGTATCCCGGACGTTAACTATCAGGGAGATGGATGGCATAACAGGGACGCCCGTAGAGCTGAAGACTTATACCGAGAAAGTGCCCACCCCCACGCCGGTTTGTAAAATGACAGGCATATTCGGTTACAAAGGAGATATCTATATGAGTCCCTTTATGCCGGCAAAAGCGGAGTGGAATCTTAACCAGGTATTAAGGTCCGGAAACAATGTTGATGCCAGCAAGTCAGGAAGTGGTTATATGCGCCCCTGGAATGCGGGCAACCCTTACCAGATGTGGGCTTTTGAGAGGATGTACGGAAATGAGATGCCGGAATACAACGCCTGGTACCTGATCCGTCAAAGAGCGACAGGACGGGTGCTGGACAGTAATGCCAGTGGGGCTGTCTACACCAAGCCCGCCACCGCAAATAACTATTATCAGCAATGGCGTCCGATCAAAACTGAGCGGGGAGAAATGATGCTGGTTAATCGCGCAACTAATCGCGTCCTTGATGGCAATGGCAATCGTCTGTACACCACTCCAGGGTATGAAATGTTCAACCAGTATAAAGCCTGGAAAGTCAGCCAGGGCTGGACACGGAAATCGCCCGAAAACGTCCGCTTTTTTAAAGCGAAGCAGGCCGACTCCTGGAGAAAAGCTTACCCATCCGGCGCAAACAGCAATATTTACTGGCAATATTTGGGTGAACACAATCTTCTCTCACCTTCTCCGTGCATCGGTTGGTAAAGAATAACTGTCCGTTAATGGTCCCCGGTTGGGGGCCATGCTGTCTTCTCCGTTCTCTCCCCCTCTTTTCACGTCTCACCTTCTTCGTTCACAAGGTTAACTAAATCGCTTTATGCAGGCATCTCTGTGAAAAAATTGTCGGTCAGCCCGCAAACAGACAAGGTGAAGATTGCTAGCAATCTATAATTGGTTATGATTCGCTTCAGTCACAGGAACAAGGAAACCGCAGTGCACTCTCATCAAAGTCGCAGACACTTTCTTTCCCACAGCGCCAGAATGACTGCCGGTGGCGCTCTTCTTGCCTCTGGCATGGCTGGAGCCGCTACGACCGCCCCTGCTTCAAGTAAACTCTCCTGCGAGGAGGATTCAGTGACGAAGTCCATCACGGCGACCCACTATCAGTTACGCAACGTTCGTCTGGAGGAAGGCTTTGAGCAGCAAGGCGGCATCGTGGTCGGTACAAAAACTATGCTGTACGACCTGGAAATCAACAAGGGTAAAATTACCGCCATACAGCCAGCGAAAAATCGTTCCCCCAGCCCACTTCAGGCCTTTGATGCTAACGGACTGCTGCTGCTGCCTGCCACCCGCGATATGCATATCCATCTGGATAAAACCTTTTACGGCGGCCCGTGGGAAGCGCCCCGCCCCCGTAAAGGCAAAACCATTATGGATATGATTGCCCGCGAGCAAACCATTATTCCCCGTCTGCTGCCGCACTCTGTTCAACATGCGGAAGCGATCATCGCGCTGCTGCAGGCCAAAGGCACCACCGTTGCCCGCAGCCACTGCAATATCGATCCGGTCAGCGGCCTGAAAAGCCTGGAGCATCTGCAAACCGCCCTGCAGAAACACCAGCAGGATTTCAGTTGCGAGATTGTCGCCTTCCCACAGCACGGCCTGCTGCACTCAAAAGTTGAGGGTCTGATGCGAGAAGCGATGCAGATGGGCGTGCAGTATGTCGGCGGCCTGGACCCGACCAACGTCGACGGTGCGATGGAGAAATCGCTTGATACGATGTTTCAGATTGCGCTGGACAGCCATAAGGGCGTGGATATTCATCTGCACGAAACCACCCCGGCTGGTATCGCTGCCGTGAAATATATGATCAAAACCGTAGAGCAGAATCCACAGCTGGTTGGCAAAGTGACCCTGAGCCACGGCTTTGCACTCTCGGTAATGGAAGGGAATGAGCTGGAAGAGGTGATCAACGGTCTGGCAGCGCAGCAATTTACGGTGGCCTCTACCGTACCGATTGGCAAACGCTCAATGCCTTTGCCGCAGTTGAGTGATAAAGGCGTTTTCGTAATGACCGGGACCGACAGCGTTATCGATCACTGGTCGCCTTTTGGTACCGGAAGCATGCTGGAGAAAGCCAATCTTTATGCTCAGCTTTATGGCAATTCCGACGAGTTTGGCCTGACCCGTTCGCTGGCGATTGCTACAGGCAATATTCTGCCATTAAGTGCTAAGGGGGAGCGCCAGTGGCCTGCCGTGAATGATGCCGCAGAGATGATTCTGGTTGCGGCAAGCTGTTCAGCCGAAGCGGTAGCGCGCGTTCCGGAGGTGAGTGCCACCTTCCATCAGGGCAGGCTGGTAGCGGGTGGGGTCAGAAAAATATAAGCGCGCATCCCACCTGCAGGCTTGTGCTGCCTGCATAAAAAAACCGGGCCTGTATGACACAGGCCCGGCTCTTATTCAGCTGAAAATCCTCAGCCCGCAGGGGCGGGGAAGTCAGATCATTACTGACCTTTAACTTCTTTCAGACCGTTGAATGGCGCACGGCTTCCCAGCGCTTCTTCGATACGGATCAGCTGGTTGTACTTGGCAACACGGTCAGAACGGCTCATAGAACCGGTTTTGATCTGGCCCGCTGCAGTACCTACCGCCAGGTCTGCGATAGTAGCATCTTCGGTTTCACCTGAACGGTGAGAGATCACTGCGGTATAACCAGCATCTTTCGCCATTTTGATCGCAGCCAGGGTTTCGGTCAGAGAACCGATCTGGTTGAATTTGATCAGGATGGAGTTAGCGATGCCTTTGTCGATACCTTCTTTCAGGATTTTGGTGTTGGTTACGAACAGATCGTCACCCACCAGCTGGATTTTGTCGCCCAGCACTTTGGTCTGGTAAGCAAAGCCATCCC
This genomic window from Erwinia sp. E_sp_B01_1 contains:
- a CDS encoding inorganic diphosphatase; translation: MNLVKKLSAVAVLVVACSQASAMNILDFPQPENNPDEFYALTEIPAGSMIKYETDAKTGFIVADRFQSMPVAYPANYGSLTQSLGGDNDPLDVIFYTRAPMAPGTLIKLRPIGVLKMIDGGESDDKIVAVPASKIDPTYDDIHSMDDLPKMEVKRLEAFFRVYKQLPDGRKKVELNGFGDAAAAKTEIKSAFEAWKSKPAKAE
- the queE gene encoding 7-carboxy-7-deazaguanine synthase QueE, with the translated sequence MQYPINEMFQTLQGEGFYTGVPAIFIRLQGCPVGCSWCDTKHTWDKLADRETSLGDILLKTIETDAWGAADAQALLAVIASHGWTARHVVITGGEPCIHDLTPLTETLEQHGFSCQIETSGTHEVHCSEKTWVTVSPKVNMRGGYDVLNQALVRADEVKHPVARQRDVEALQALLATLSDDKARIIALQPISQKDDATKLCIETCIRYNWRLSMQTHKYLNIA
- a CDS encoding metallophosphoesterase is translated as MKKTTFILNITLFTSLMSQCAYTAPISPGTSSIPTKENFSFAVFADPQAFRLKKGGDPNSKSQNGAEWHRINKNLVSAANKVPDISFGIINGDITEFGRTSSWDAVSGIFDKLRFPYYFGLGNHDYQNNKNDCWTAYWFSMDGCAIDSVQKLIKHQAAIELSSRLNQSAFGSVIKKQQGITNFSSDMTADKGSLAYSWDYKHVHFVQLNLHPDYSVKLNSSLQKPKYDIIPSLTWLGDDLRKARFRGVSNVILNMHEEGDDFRRNSSDYARRQFQAIMLTYKPLAVFVGHTHMFDRDAHSNHPFYGNTPVYTTGAAFDGKFHQVNFNEVSRTLTIREMDGITGTPVELKTYTEKVPTPTPVCKMTGIFGYKGDIYMSPFMPAKAEWNLNQVLRSGNNVDASKSGSGYMRPWNAGNPYQMWAFERMYGNEMPEYNAWYLIRQRATGRVLDSNASGAVYTKPATANNYYQQWRPIKTERGEMMLVNRATNRVLDGNGNRLYTTPGYEMFNQYKAWKVSQGWTRKSPENVRFFKAKQADSWRKAYPSGANSNIYWQYLGEHNLLSPSPCIGW
- a CDS encoding amidohydrolase family protein — protein: MIRFSHRNKETAVHSHQSRRHFLSHSARMTAGGALLASGMAGAATTAPASSKLSCEEDSVTKSITATHYQLRNVRLEEGFEQQGGIVVGTKTMLYDLEINKGKITAIQPAKNRSPSPLQAFDANGLLLLPATRDMHIHLDKTFYGGPWEAPRPRKGKTIMDMIAREQTIIPRLLPHSVQHAEAIIALLQAKGTTVARSHCNIDPVSGLKSLEHLQTALQKHQQDFSCEIVAFPQHGLLHSKVEGLMREAMQMGVQYVGGLDPTNVDGAMEKSLDTMFQIALDSHKGVDIHLHETTPAGIAAVKYMIKTVEQNPQLVGKVTLSHGFALSVMEGNELEEVINGLAAQQFTVASTVPIGKRSMPLPQLSDKGVFVMTGTDSVIDHWSPFGTGSMLEKANLYAQLYGNSDEFGLTRSLAIATGNILPLSAKGERQWPAVNDAAEMILVAASCSAEAVARVPEVSATFHQGRLVAGGVRKI